From Streptomyces sp. TLI_235, a single genomic window includes:
- a CDS encoding UDP-N-acetylmuramate--L-alanine ligase encodes MNDAAHDLHAPHFIGIGGAGMSGLAKILAVRGAQVSGSDAKESETVLALRALGATVAVGHDAENLPAGTSSVVVSSAIRADNPELVAARERGISIVHRSDALAALMGGRRALAVAGTHGKTTTTSMLAVSLGELGLDPSYAIGGDLDAPGSNAHHGTGDIFVAEADESDRSFHKYAPEVAIVLNVELDHHANYASIEEIHQSFETFVGRIVPGGTLVVSADHEGARELTRRVSGRVGLNVVTVGAAEDADVRVLSVAARGMTSEVTVELGGEELSFTVSVPGRHYAHNAVAALAAGVALGVPAADLAKALGSYTGVRRRLQLKGEAAGVQVIDSYAHHPTEMAADLDAIREAAGGGRVLVVFQPHLFSRTQQLAEEMGGALALADASVVLDIYPAREDPIPGVTSALIVDAARRAGADVAAEHEFAAAPDRLAALAKPGDLVLTMGAGDVTNLGPEILARLADVAPGA; translated from the coding sequence TTGAACGACGCCGCGCACGACCTGCACGCCCCGCACTTCATCGGCATCGGCGGCGCCGGGATGTCCGGACTGGCGAAGATCCTCGCGGTGCGGGGCGCCCAGGTCTCGGGCAGCGACGCGAAGGAGTCGGAGACGGTCCTGGCGCTGCGCGCGCTCGGCGCCACCGTCGCAGTCGGCCACGACGCGGAGAACCTGCCGGCCGGCACCAGCAGCGTGGTGGTCTCCAGCGCGATCCGCGCGGACAACCCGGAGCTCGTGGCGGCCCGGGAGCGCGGGATCTCGATCGTGCACCGCTCCGACGCACTCGCCGCGCTGATGGGCGGCCGCCGGGCGCTGGCCGTCGCGGGCACCCACGGCAAGACCACCACCACCAGCATGCTCGCGGTCAGCCTCGGCGAGCTGGGCCTCGACCCCTCGTACGCGATCGGCGGCGACCTGGACGCGCCGGGCTCCAACGCGCACCACGGCACCGGCGACATCTTCGTCGCGGAGGCGGACGAGAGCGACCGCAGCTTCCACAAGTACGCGCCCGAGGTGGCGATCGTGCTCAACGTGGAACTGGACCACCACGCCAACTACGCCTCGATCGAGGAGATCCACCAGTCCTTCGAGACCTTCGTCGGCCGGATCGTGCCGGGCGGCACCCTGGTGGTCTCCGCCGACCACGAGGGCGCCCGGGAGCTGACCCGCCGGGTGTCCGGCCGGGTGGGCCTGAACGTGGTGACGGTCGGCGCCGCCGAGGACGCCGACGTGCGGGTGCTCTCGGTCGCCGCGCGCGGCATGACCAGTGAGGTCACCGTGGAGCTGGGCGGCGAGGAGCTGTCCTTCACGGTCTCCGTGCCCGGCCGCCACTACGCGCACAACGCGGTCGCCGCGCTGGCCGCCGGTGTGGCGCTCGGTGTGCCCGCCGCGGACCTGGCGAAGGCGCTCGGCAGCTACACCGGCGTGCGCCGCCGGCTGCAGCTCAAGGGCGAGGCCGCCGGGGTGCAGGTGATCGACTCCTACGCGCACCACCCGACGGAGATGGCCGCCGACCTGGACGCGATCCGCGAGGCCGCGGGCGGCGGCCGGGTGCTGGTGGTCTTCCAGCCGCACCTGTTCAGCCGCACCCAGCAGCTCGCCGAGGAGATGGGCGGTGCGCTGGCACTCGCCGACGCCTCGGTGGTGCTCGACATCTACCCGGCCCGCGAGGACCCGATCCCCGGCGTCACCAGCGCCCTGATCGTCGACGCCGCCCGCCGGGCCGGCGCCGACGTCGCCGCGGAGCACGAGTTCGCCGCCGCCCCCGACCGGCTGGCCGCCCTGGCGAAGCCGGGCGACCTGGTGCTGACCATGGGCGCCGGCGACGTGACCAACCTCGGCCCGGAAATTCTCGCCCGCCTCGCGGACGTTGCACCCGGTGCCTGA
- a CDS encoding peptide-methionine (R)-S-oxide reductase: MTHEIQKTDAEWRAQLSPEEYHVLREAGTERAFTGEYTDTKTVGVYGCRACGAELFSSETKFESHCGWPSYYAPLAGDSVEYIQDTSFGMRRVEVRCASCGSHLGHVFEGEGYDTPTDQRYCINSISLTLRPAE, from the coding sequence GTGACCCACGAGATCCAGAAGACCGACGCCGAGTGGCGGGCCCAGCTGTCCCCGGAGGAGTACCACGTGCTCCGCGAGGCTGGCACCGAGCGCGCCTTCACCGGCGAGTACACCGACACCAAGACGGTCGGCGTGTACGGCTGCCGGGCCTGCGGGGCCGAGCTCTTCAGCAGTGAGACGAAGTTCGAGAGCCACTGCGGCTGGCCCTCGTACTACGCCCCGCTGGCCGGGGACAGCGTCGAGTACATCCAGGACACGTCCTTCGGGATGCGCCGGGTGGAGGTCCGCTGCGCCAGCTGCGGCAGTCACCTCGGGCACGTCTTCGAGGGCGAGGGCTACGACACCCCGACCGACCAGCGCTACTGCATCAACAGCATCTCGCTGACTCTCCGGCCCGCCGAGTAG
- a CDS encoding restriction system protein: protein MLAEAQRQQHRREEAQRRADAAAQRQYERARRDAERAAAQGQREALRAYRQSREADAARRTAELEDRVAALRDTLAAGLRGRGFSPADLAAPAAAFDPGQLGVPVPMPDQSWYLIPPLTGAQAFDPAARRQWDEQAAQARARFEQDWYAAQAAEQQRLRQLDEYRSEFDTWLASRRQLAANAAQLAAGLRAGVPEAVEEYFETALGWRDDWPEGFPHTAEAVWDAGARQLVVEWPLPDFSVVPAVARHRYVKTDDRDAEVARPVGERRALYREVVAQCALRVLAEAFRADTEGLLASVVVNGVVEAVDPATGREESRCLVSVATERADFLALDLERVAAVDCLEEALHGRLSARPDRPEAVRPHATGAPAAAAPADDEGPDLFTMDPIAFEELIAELFRRRGLRTRTTARSGDEGVDVLAEDPDPITGGQIVIQAKRYRHTVPPTAVRDLDATMARCGANRGILVTTSGFGPGSRRWVEGRPLTLVDGPMLVALLREHGLAGRLGPADGRPKARGGGARRPDAEPAVLGPGQNAVLPPGALDGLTVRFSSAGAEADLTLLLLTDEGLVRSDADFVFYHQRSAAGGAVLLGDKSAAADGRRSESAVLRPAGLPADVRRVAVSVNMDADAGLSCAHLTDAELLLHAEDGTAWSFRPPSDPAVSAMLVAEVYRHRPAGGPEVWKVRAVGQGWADGLAGLARAHGVDVG, encoded by the coding sequence ATGCTGGCGGAGGCACAGCGCCAACAGCACCGCCGGGAGGAGGCGCAGCGGCGCGCCGACGCCGCCGCGCAGCGGCAGTACGAGCGGGCCCGCCGGGACGCCGAGCGGGCGGCGGCGCAGGGGCAGCGGGAGGCGCTGCGGGCGTACCGGCAGAGCCGGGAGGCGGACGCGGCCCGGCGGACGGCCGAGCTGGAGGATCGGGTCGCGGCGCTGCGCGACACACTCGCCGCGGGCCTGCGCGGGCGGGGCTTCTCCCCCGCCGACCTGGCGGCGCCGGCGGCCGCCTTCGACCCGGGGCAGCTCGGGGTGCCGGTGCCGATGCCGGACCAGTCCTGGTACCTGATACCGCCGCTGACGGGCGCGCAGGCGTTCGACCCGGCGGCCCGCCGGCAGTGGGACGAGCAGGCGGCGCAGGCCCGCGCCCGGTTCGAGCAGGACTGGTACGCGGCGCAGGCCGCCGAACAGCAGCGACTGCGCCAACTCGACGAGTACCGGTCCGAGTTCGATACCTGGCTGGCCTCCCGCCGGCAGCTCGCGGCCAATGCGGCACAGCTGGCGGCGGGGCTCCGGGCGGGCGTGCCGGAGGCGGTCGAGGAGTACTTCGAAACGGCGCTCGGCTGGCGGGACGACTGGCCGGAGGGCTTCCCGCACACGGCGGAGGCGGTCTGGGACGCAGGCGCCCGGCAGCTGGTGGTGGAGTGGCCGCTGCCGGACTTCTCGGTGGTGCCGGCGGTCGCCCGGCACCGGTACGTGAAGACCGACGACCGGGACGCCGAGGTGGCCCGGCCGGTCGGCGAGCGGCGCGCGCTCTACCGGGAGGTCGTGGCGCAGTGCGCGCTACGGGTGCTGGCGGAGGCGTTCCGGGCGGACACCGAGGGCCTGCTCGCCTCGGTGGTGGTGAACGGCGTGGTGGAGGCGGTCGATCCGGCGACCGGGCGGGAGGAGAGCCGCTGCCTGGTGTCGGTGGCCACCGAGCGGGCGGACTTCCTGGCGCTGGACCTGGAGCGGGTCGCCGCGGTGGACTGCCTGGAGGAGGCGCTGCACGGCCGGCTGTCGGCGCGCCCTGACAGGCCGGAGGCCGTCCGGCCGCACGCGACGGGCGCACCGGCCGCGGCGGCGCCGGCGGACGACGAGGGCCCGGACCTGTTCACCATGGACCCGATCGCCTTCGAGGAGCTGATCGCCGAGCTGTTCCGCCGCCGCGGCCTGCGCACCCGGACGACCGCACGCAGCGGCGACGAGGGCGTGGACGTGCTGGCGGAGGACCCGGACCCGATCACCGGCGGGCAGATCGTCATCCAGGCCAAGCGCTACCGGCACACCGTGCCGCCCACGGCCGTCCGCGACCTGGACGCGACGATGGCCCGCTGCGGGGCGAACCGCGGCATCCTCGTCACCACCTCCGGCTTCGGCCCGGGCTCCCGGCGCTGGGTGGAGGGCCGGCCGCTGACGCTGGTGGACGGGCCGATGCTGGTGGCGCTGCTACGCGAACACGGCCTGGCGGGGCGGCTCGGCCCGGCCGACGGGCGGCCGAAGGCCCGGGGCGGCGGTGCCCGCCGACCGGACGCTGAGCCCGCGGTGCTCGGGCCCGGGCAGAACGCGGTACTGCCACCGGGCGCCCTCGACGGCCTGACCGTGCGCTTCTCCTCCGCGGGCGCGGAGGCGGATCTGACGCTGCTGCTGCTCACCGACGAGGGTCTGGTCCGCTCGGACGCGGACTTCGTCTTCTACCACCAGCGCAGCGCGGCCGGCGGGGCGGTGCTGCTCGGCGACAAGTCGGCCGCCGCGGACGGGCGGCGCTCGGAGTCCGCGGTGCTGCGGCCGGCCGGCCTCCCGGCGGACGTCCGGCGGGTCGCGGTCTCCGTCAACATGGACGCCGACGCCGGGCTGAGCTGCGCCCACCTCACGGACGCGGAGCTGCTGCTGCACGCCGAGGACGGCACCGCCTGGTCGTTCCGCCCGCCGTCCGACCCTGCGGTCTCGGCGATGCTGGTCGCCGAGGTGTACCGGCACCGGCCGGCCGGAGGCCCGGAGGTGTGGAAGGTCCGGGCGGTCGGCCAGGGCTGGGCGGACGGCTTGGCCGGGCTGGCCCGCGCCCACGGCGTCGACGTCGGCTGA
- a CDS encoding acetyltransferase (GNAT) family protein, with amino-acid sequence MTLAIRAFRPDDAPAACAALRAGRPHLVTTPEAVAWQAAAQPYLRTLLAEADGELLGVSRFGAYPDSEEPGHGFARVHVAPGHRGRGAGTALLAATEEALAAEDVRHAHCWVDDEPAAHAFAAAHGYTRGRIAYFGARDLTAPLPPRPAGPPGIELRTGADYLDDPHPLYLVDVEGTRDEPGDIDLADQGYASWLDEIWHRPDLDRELTTVVVADGRPVGFSAAQTDGEGRYWSSFTTTVRAHRGRGLAKLAKADSLHRARAAGITAAYTHNDGDNAPMLAVNDWLGYRRFAAEWKYSRELDC; translated from the coding sequence ATGACGCTCGCGATCCGTGCCTTCCGGCCCGACGACGCGCCCGCGGCCTGCGCCGCGCTGCGCGCCGGCCGCCCGCATCTTGTCACCACCCCCGAGGCGGTCGCCTGGCAGGCCGCCGCCCAGCCCTACCTGCGGACCCTGCTCGCCGAGGCGGACGGCGAACTCCTCGGCGTCTCCCGGTTCGGCGCCTACCCGGACAGCGAGGAGCCCGGCCACGGCTTCGCCCGGGTCCACGTCGCCCCCGGGCACCGAGGCCGCGGCGCCGGCACCGCCCTGCTGGCCGCCACCGAGGAGGCGCTCGCCGCCGAGGACGTCCGGCACGCGCACTGCTGGGTGGACGACGAACCGGCGGCACACGCCTTCGCCGCCGCCCACGGCTACACCCGCGGCCGGATCGCCTACTTCGGCGCACGCGACCTCACCGCCCCGCTGCCGCCGCGGCCGGCCGGCCCGCCCGGCATCGAACTGCGCACCGGCGCCGACTACCTGGACGACCCGCACCCGCTCTACCTGGTGGACGTCGAGGGCACCCGGGACGAGCCCGGTGACATCGACCTCGCCGACCAGGGCTACGCCTCCTGGCTCGACGAGATCTGGCACCGGCCCGACCTCGACCGCGAGCTCACCACCGTGGTGGTCGCCGACGGCCGACCGGTCGGCTTCTCCGCCGCCCAGACCGACGGCGAGGGCCGCTACTGGTCCTCGTTCACCACCACCGTCCGCGCCCATCGCGGCCGGGGCCTCGCCAAACTCGCCAAGGCCGACTCGCTGCACCGCGCCCGGGCCGCCGGCATCACCGCCGCCTACACCCACAACGACGGCGACAACGCCCCGATGCTCGCGGTCAACGACTGGCTCGGCTACCGGCGATTCGCCGCCGAATGGAAGTACAGCCGCGAGCTGGACTGCTGA